The nucleotide window AGATTGTCCTGCGCCCGGATGCCAGCCTCTACGACGGGCGCTACCGGGAAAACCCTTACCTGGAGGAGCTTCCCCGGCCCCTAAGCCGCCTGGTGTGGGATGGGGCCCTGCTCCTGGGGGAGGAGGATACCGAGGCCCTGGGTCTTTTGGGGGATATCCGGGCCCGGGAGCGGCGGGCCGATCCCAAGCGGCCCCTCATGCGAGTGAAGGCGGGGGAGAGGGAGGCCCTTCTGCCCTTGTGGCCCTTGCCGGGTCTACCCAAGGGGAGCGGGGTGGCACCCCTCTCCCACTTCTTCCATCCGGAAGGGGTGGTCTGGCCGCTGGAACTCTCCTCCACAGGCCGGTATTACCCCTTGGTCTCCACCCAGTACCACGGGTACCTGGGGGAGGTGGAGGCGGTCAAGGTTCTGGAGGAGAAGGAAGCCTTGGAGGGGGAACCCCATAAGGAAAAGCGGATTTCCTTCTATCCTCCCTGGCCTCAAGGGGAGCACGCCTGGGCCATGACCGTGGACCTAAGCCGCTGCCTGGGATGCGGCCTATGCACCCTGGCCTGCCAGGTGGAGAACAACATCCCCGTGGTGGGCAAGGAAGAGGTGCAAAAGGGACGGGAGATGCACTGGATCCGCGTTGACCGCTACTTCGCCGAGGAAGGGGTGGTGCACCAGCCGGTTATGTGCCAGCATTGCGAGAAGGCCCCTTGCGAGGCGGTCTGTCCTGTGGCGGCCACGGAGCATTCCAGCGAGGGCCTGAACCTCATGGTCTACAACCGCTGTGTGGGCACCAAGTACTGCTCCGCCAACTGCCCTTACAAGGCCCGGCGCTTCAACTTCTTCCCCTATGGGGAGGCCTTTGTGGGGAAAGGCGATCCGCATAGGGCCAAGGAGAGCCCCTTGGCCCTCCTCATGAACCCGGAGGTGACCATAAGGAGCCGGGGGGTGATGGAGAAGTGCACCTACTGCGTGCAACGCATTGAGAACACCCGGGCCAAGGCGGCCCAGGAAGGAAGAAAAATCCGCACCGGGGAGATCAAGACCGCCTGCCAGGAGGTCTGCCCAGGGAAGGCCATCCACTTCGGGGATCTTCTGGACCCGGAGGACCCCATTCAGGCCCACCGCAAGGAGGGGCGGCACTACGCCCTTTTGGAGGAGGCCAACACCTGGCCCCGCACCACCTACCTGGCCCACTTGAAAAACCCTAATCCCAAGCTGAAGGAGGGGGAGCATGGCGCATAAGGAACCCCATCCCGACCGCGACCTGATCCAAGGGGAGTGGACGGAAAAGACCTTGGTGGAAAAGCTTTTGGAGCCTGTGGAGAAACCGGCCCCTAGTCCCTGGAAGGTGGTGGTGGCCGTGGGGGCTGCCCTTACCTTGGTCTGGCTCTATTCCCTTTTCGTTACCTTCGTGAAGGGCTTGGGCACCTGGGGCATCAACCAGCCCGTGGCCTGGGGGTTTGACATCGTGCACTTCGTCTGGTGGATCGGTATCGGCCATGCCGGTACCCTGATCAGCGCCATCTTGGTCCTCATGCGCCAGAACTGGCGGGATTCCCTAAACCGGGTCACCGAGGCCATGACCCTCTTTGCCGTGTTGGCCGCGGCCACCTTCCCCCTCATCCACATGGGCCGGCCCCAGCTTTTCTACTGGGTGATGCCCTACCCCACCCACATGGCCCTCTGGCCCCAGTACAAAAGCCCCCTTTCCTGGGATGTGCTGGCCATCATGACCTACCTGACCATCTCCACCCTCTTCCTCTACCTGGGGCTGATTCCGGATCTGGCCCTCTTGAGGGAAAGGAGCAAGGGCTTTCGGCGGAAACTATACGGCTGGCTCTCCTTGGGTTGGACGGGGAATGCCGTGCACTGGCAACGCTATAGGGCGGTGTACGTGCTCCTGGCGGGCCTGGCCACCCCGGTGGTGATCTCCGTGCACTCCGTGGTCAGCATGGACTTCGCCTATGGCCTGGTTCCGGGCTGGCACCTCACGGTCTTTCCCCCCTTCTTCGCCTCCGGGGCCATTTACTCCGGCTTTGCCATGGCCCTCACCCTGATCATCCCCCTTAGGAGGTGGTACCGGCTGGAGGGGGTGATCACCGAGCGCCACCTGGACTGGATGGCCAAGGTGACCTTGGCCAGCGGCCTGGGGGTGGCCTATATCTACCTCTTGGAGATCTTCATCGCCTGGTATGCGGGAGAGCCCGCAGAGTGGGCCCAGCAGATCTGGCGCATGACCGGGCCTTACGCCCCTTACTACTGGGCCATGATGCTCATCAACGTGGTCCTTCTTCAGACCCTCTGGTTTCCCCGGTTCCGCAGGAACCTTACCTGGCTCTTCATCTTTTCCATCCTGGCCAACGTGGGCATGTGGCTGGAGCGCTTCGTGATCGTGGTCATCAGCCTGTCCCACGACTTCGTGCCCGGAAACTTCCACCTCTACCATCCCACCTGGGTGGACTGGGCCCTGTTCTTGGGGACCATTGGCTTCTTCCTCTTTGGCCTAGCCCTTTTCATCCGCCTCTTCCCCCCCATCGCCGTGGCGGAGATGGTCCACCTTTTCCACCGCTTGCGAAAGCACTAGGAGGGAGGCATGCTCTACGGACTCATGGCCTACTTTGACTCGCCGGAAAAGCTTTTGGATGCCCTCAAAACCCTGAAAGCCCAAGGCTACCGGCGCCTCGAGGCCCTCACCCCGAACCCGGTGGAGGGGGTGGAGGAAGTCCTTGGCGGGGATGGCCGCATCCCCTGGATCGCCTTTGCCCTCGGGGTTCTGGGGGTGGGGTTGGGGCTTTTCTTACAGATCTACACCACCCTGGACTACCCCCACAACGCCGGGGGCAAGACCCTTTTGGGCTGGCCCGCCTTCATCCCCGTGACCTTTGAGCTCACCATCCTCACCATCACCGTGGGGATCTTCCTCTTCCTCCTCTACATCAACGGCCTTCCCTTGGCCAGCCACCCCGCGGTGCAGGCCCGGGAGTACGTGCGAGTCCTTTTGGACGAGTACGGGGTTTTCGTCTACGCCTCGGATCCCCGGTTTGACCTGGAGGGCACCAGGGGGCTTCTGGCCCGCCTGGGGGCGGAGGTGGAGGAGGTGCGGCGTGACTAGGCTCTTTTTCCTTCTCCTGCCCCTTCTTTCCGCCTGCGGCTGGATGTGGGACCAGCCCAAGGTGCGGCCCTTCCGGGAAGCTCCCTTGCAGGTGCAGGTGGCCCCAGAGCGGGTGCGCTTTGGGGAAAACCTCAACCTGGAGGTGCGCACCGGGCTTAAGCCCGAGGGCGGCTTTGCCGACAACCCCTACACCTTCACCACGGAGGAGCTCATCCGGGGTAAGGCCCTTTACCGCACCTTCTGCGCCATCTGCCACGGGCTTAACGGGGAGGGGGACGGGCGGGTGGTTCCCTTGGGGATGCCCAAGCCCCGTTCCTTCCAGGACCCCGGGGTAAAGGCTATGCCCGAGGGGTACTTCTATTTTGCCGCCACCAACGGCTTTGGCCGGATGCTTTCCTACAAGAGCCGTATCCCGGAAAGGGAGCGCTGGCTCATCGCCCACTACATCAAGCAGTGCCTCTTGGAGGAGGCCTGTCCTTTGGAGGTGGTGAATGCAGAGGTCTATTGAGCTGAACCGCTCGGCCCCCTTCTTTTTGGGCATTTTCCTCTACGCCCTGGCCTTTCTCTTTGGGGCTCCGGCAGCCTACTTCCCCTTTGCCTTTTTCCTGCTGCTCTCCCTGGGAGCCCTTTTGGTCCTTTTGTTGCACAACGCCCTCACCAGCCGGTGGGGGGTTCCCTTGGAGCCTTACCTCTACCCCCTGGCCCGGCTCCTTCCCCTCATGGGGCTTTTGGGGCTCCCCTTCTTCTTTTTCCTGCCGGAGCTTTTCCCCTGGGCCCGGCCTGGGGCCAACTTGGATCCCATCCTGGCCCACCGTTCGGGGTATCTGAATGCCCCCTTCATGCTGTTGCGCTATGTCGTCTTCTTCGCCCTCTTCGCTTGGGTTTTGCTGAAGCTAAAGCCAGGGGAGCACCGCTCCGAGGTGGGGGCCTGGGGGCTGCCCCTGGTATTCGCCGCCGCCACCTTCCTTTCCTACGACCTCTTCATGGCCCTCGAGGCCCACTTCTACTCCGCCTCCTTTGGGGTCATCCTCCTGCTTTCCGCTGCGGTCTTAGCCCTGGCGGTGGCCGTGGCCCTGGCCGCCA belongs to Thermus albus and includes:
- the nrfD gene encoding NrfD/PsrC family molybdoenzyme membrane anchor subunit → MAHKEPHPDRDLIQGEWTEKTLVEKLLEPVEKPAPSPWKVVVAVGAALTLVWLYSLFVTFVKGLGTWGINQPVAWGFDIVHFVWWIGIGHAGTLISAILVLMRQNWRDSLNRVTEAMTLFAVLAAATFPLIHMGRPQLFYWVMPYPTHMALWPQYKSPLSWDVLAIMTYLTISTLFLYLGLIPDLALLRERSKGFRRKLYGWLSLGWTGNAVHWQRYRAVYVLLAGLATPVVISVHSVVSMDFAYGLVPGWHLTVFPPFFASGAIYSGFAMALTLIIPLRRWYRLEGVITERHLDWMAKVTLASGLGVAYIYLLEIFIAWYAGEPAEWAQQIWRMTGPYAPYYWAMMLINVVLLQTLWFPRFRRNLTWLFIFSILANVGMWLERFVIVVISLSHDFVPGNFHLYHPTWVDWALFLGTIGFFLFGLALFIRLFPPIAVAEMVHLFHRLRKH
- a CDS encoding DUF3341 domain-containing protein, yielding MLYGLMAYFDSPEKLLDALKTLKAQGYRRLEALTPNPVEGVEEVLGGDGRIPWIAFALGVLGVGLGLFLQIYTTLDYPHNAGGKTLLGWPAFIPVTFELTILTITVGIFLFLLYINGLPLASHPAVQAREYVRVLLDEYGVFVYASDPRFDLEGTRGLLARLGAEVEEVRRD
- a CDS encoding c-type cytochrome, with amino-acid sequence MWDQPKVRPFREAPLQVQVAPERVRFGENLNLEVRTGLKPEGGFADNPYTFTTEELIRGKALYRTFCAICHGLNGEGDGRVVPLGMPKPRSFQDPGVKAMPEGYFYFAATNGFGRMLSYKSRIPERERWLIAHYIKQCLLEEACPLEVVNAEVY